A stretch of the Phaeodactylum tricornutum CCAP 1055/1 chromosome 15, whole genome shotgun sequence genome encodes the following:
- a CDS encoding predicted protein, whose translation MASSETDDSEIEEVVPPQGHRRNSGRPRHSHLNQGGSQPSSYQQAGALLVAQRQQEAAAMVAHHAHASRAAAAMAGRRPLGPVELGLLQQRHHHVQQQQQAVLAQHAYAAQRQQQQHLLAAHEQQRLATAAAVQAAMVHKLQMAGVPEAEAVIRASQAHYAAYGPTPGLFLPSPPLHSVEGLSKPTEADMHQLRSLHEAQLGRAGHGRVPSEGQEPSARERFFREERERREKQARDREPEEEAARTQKFIKESALHRERVVEPIRSTESLKEQANYEQRHNAHRRREEEERRELDERRRARESFHQGNIQKVEKVEEEDDDEVSVEDVVAIDGEKNEIIRKQEAYRQRYEELSRRESGRARQTDHLRKTVVPQRVKTNYTSEASRDQKEEIWRWDVENKREQYEKEKKRQQHAHEARKNFLEESKHEPAGSFSPRPSLNTEKPSSSEDSHDGKRHTDEDISLHAKRQKTQSSVTVHKSADSEASTNTSTLPASSLENLSGIQTPIDIENKHIANFLLGKHGYKEEFLPKVVVMAPMRWRTIAENVQYELQGMDPMPSSRVMSSPSKRSTQLMADAGEVEKASSSQMSLQIDESKAHSDAANNSSSNLTRAQEYHAYMRGRAREAELKVALKAEKRHSVALFDTVNALRLEINTLKGNRKAAGPPKDLRKAFALERQKVASLQETNYVLSTKIRTLQEGGKTDGEDADEKIREIQRSTEGALRAYMRATVHSLKAICHD comes from the coding sequence ATGGCATCCAGCGAGACCGACGATTCCGAGATTGAGGAGGTGGTTCCGCCCCAGGGGCACCGTCGTAACAGCGGCAGGCCGCGCCATTCACATCTCAACCAAGGCGGAAGTCAGCCTTCGTCCTACCAACAAGCTGGGGCTTTGTTGGTGGCACAGCGACAACAGGAAGCAGCGGCGATGGTGGCGCATCACGCCCACGCCAGTCGAGCTGCCGCAGCGATGGCGGGTCGGCGACCGCTGGGACCGGTGGAGCTGGGACTGCTCCAGCAGCGCCACCATCATgttcaacagcaacaacaagccgTCTTGGCGCAGCACGCGTATGCGGCTCAACgtcaacagcagcagcatttGCTAGCGGCGCACGAGCAACAACGACTCGCCACGGCTGCAGCAGTCCAAGCCGCCATGGTCCACAAGCTCCAAATGGCCGGTGTGCCGGAGGCGGAAGCGGTGATTCGTGCGTCGCAGGCACACTACGCGGCATACGGCCCGACGCCCGGATTATTCCTGCCATCGCCGCCTCTACACTCGGTAGAAGGACTTTCCAAGCCTACCGAGGCGGATATGCATCAGCTTCGGTCCTTGCATGAAGCACAATTGGGGCGGGCTGGCCATGGTAGGGTTCCTTCCGAAGGACAGGAACCATCCGCTCGAGAACGATTTTTCCGCGAGGAACGGGAACGGCGGGAGAAACAAGCTCGTGATCGTGAACCAGAGGAGGAAGCTGCCCGCACGCAGAAATTTATCAAAGAATCGGCCCTTCATCGTGAACGAGTGGTGGAGCCGATTCGGTCCACAGAAAGTCTTAAGGAGCAAGCAAATTACGAACAGCGCCATAATGCGCACCGGCGACGCGAGGAAGAGGAAAGGAGGGAGTTGGATGAGCGCCGGCGGGCTCGTGAATCGTTTCATCAGGGCAACATACAGAAAGTCGAGAAGgtggaagaggaagacgacgacgaagtctCGGTGGAGGACGTTGTGGCTATAGATGGCGAAAAAAATGAAATCATTCGAAAGCAAGAGGCCTACCGTCAACGCTACGAAGAACTCTCTCGGCGGGAAAGTGGACGAGCAAGACAGACGGACCACCTTAGGAAGACAGTGGTTCCGCAGCGTGTCAAAACAAATTACACCTCTGAAGCCAGTCGTGACCAAAAGGAGGAAATATGGCGCTGGGATGTAGAAAACAAGCGTGAACAGtacgaaaaagaaaaaaaacgCCAGCAGCATGCTCATGAAGCCCGCAAAAACTTTTTAGAAGAATCAAAGCATGAACCAGCGGGATCTTTTTCGCCGCGACCATCGCTTAATACGGAGAAGCCCTCTTCTTCGGAGGACAGCCATGATGGCAAGCGGCACACGGATGAAGATATCTCTTTACATGCAAAACGGCAGAAAACTCAAAGTTCTGTCACAGTCCACAAAAGTGCTGACTCTGAAGCCTCGACGAACACTTCAACTTTGCCTGCCTCCTCGTTAGAGAATTTATCAGGTATTCAAACACCCATCGATATCGAAAATAAGCACATTGCAAACTTTTTGCTCGGTAAACATGGCTACAAAGAAGAATTCTTGCCCAAAGTGGTCGTCATGGCTCCTATGCGCTGGCGCACAATCGCTGAAAATGTGCAGTACGAGCTCCAAGGGATGGATCCTATGCCGTCTTCACGAGTGATGTCGTCCCCAAGCAAACGCTCGACTCAACTAATGGCCGATGCTGGGGAAGTCGAGAAAGCTTCGTCATCTCAGATGAGTCTTCAAATCGACGAGTCAAAAGCACACTCGGACGCCGCCAACAATTCGTCAAGCAATCTGACCAGAGCACAGGAATACCATGCGTACATGCGAGGTCGTGCGAGAGAAGCCGAGCTCAAAGTAGCCCTGAAAGCCGAAAAGCGCCATTCGGTCGCGTTGTTTGACACTGTGAATGCTTTACGATTGGAAATCAACACACTGAAAGGAAATAGAAAAGCTGCAGGTCCGCCTAAAGATCTGCGCAAAGCATTCGCATTGGAGAGGCAGAAGGTCGCTTCGTTACAGGAAACCAATTATGTGCTCAGCACTAAGATACGAACTTTGCAGGAAGGTGGAAAGACTGACGGAGAGGACGCGGATGAGAAGATTCGCGAAATCCAGCGCTCCACTGAAGGTGCGTTGCGAGCCTACATGAGAGCAACAGTCCATTCGTTAAAGGCTATTTGCCATGATTAG
- a CDS encoding predicted protein: protein MAKSILKIEGEVEHARNVSPLLKRVCWGDLEILEFPNMLGDNPGVSEGAPLTINWQHESREVVAIEYYEYLRQNRPRRRRKDLVMNSASRDTYLLGLGYRLDELIKAAEETKKIRKSRQANMKGKLVDKFRGLFDFSSVGNSKVKKSDAQPKIVAGKSA from the exons ATGGCCAAGAGCATACTGAAGATAGAGGGGGAAGTTGAACACGCCAGAAATGTTAGCCCGCTTTTGAAGAGGGTTTGCTGGGGGGATCTCGAGATTCTCGAGTTCCCCAATATGTTGGGAGACAATCCAGGCGTCTCGGAAGGGGCACCGCTGACCATCAACTGGCAACACGAAAGTAGGGAGGTTGTGGCAATCGAGTATTACGAATACTTACGACAAAACCGtccacggcggcggcggaaaGATCTGGTTATGAACAGTGCCTCGAGAGACACCTA TCTGCTAGGACTTGGTTACAGGCTGGATGAACTAATTAAAGCAGCGGAAgaaacaaagaaaattcgCAAGAGTAGGCAGGCGAACATGAAGGGCAAACTTGTAGACAAGTTTCGTGGACTTTTTGATTTCTCTTCCGTGGGCAACTCCAAAGTGAAAAAGAGCGACGCGCAGCCAAAAATAGTAGCCGGGAAATCCGCCTAG
- a CDS encoding predicted protein, producing MKQNVEARSGVAQPQVFKFWKSLRSSLRLTKTENAHTSANGLPVDDTLHMYEEPSTKGAYLIPSKTKYAPSNAINPAPSGAYGHENLETADAKDSSACDTSTATNLKSSFRLNNLAKAPSSKEVGWSDVVFHSHEIVLGDNPAVSCGPPVAVGSTEVSTDTLSIEEYENHRGPRRIKESLLLPPSLREDLLREEGYCRSEIRDVEADVNKIKKFRKKNARENILKRVQHSASRNQRQLRVKAAVDNHVHHDGWLIFV from the coding sequence ATGAAGCAGAACGTAGAAGCAAGATCTGGAGTTGCTCAGCCGCAAGTATTtaagttttggaaaagcttgCGCTCTTCGCTTCGTTTGACCAAGACGGAAAATGCGCATACCTCTGCGAATGGTTTACCAGTTGACGATACCCTTCATATGTACGAAGAACCTTCAACAAAGGGAGCTTATTTGATTCCTTCGAAGACCAAGTATGCTCCGTCGAATGCCATTAATCCTGCGCCGTCCGGTGCATACGGCCACGAAAATCTCGAAACGGCGGACGCAAAGGACTCatctgcttgtgacacatCGACAGCAACTAATCTGAAAAGTTCGTTTCGGCTGAACAATTTGGCTAAGGCGCCATCGAGCAAAGAAGTTGGTTGGTCTGACGTTGTTTTTCACTCGCACGAAATAGTCCTTGGTGACAACCCTGCCGTGTCGTGTGGACCTCCCGTTGCTGTTGGGTCTACCGAAGTAAGCACCGACACTTTGTCAATAGAAGAATACGAAAATCATCGAGGGCCGCGAAGGATTAAGGAGAGCTTGCTGCTACCGCCATCACTTAGGGAAGATCTCCTACGGGAGGAGGGGTACTGCCGGAGTGAGATTCGCGATGTCGAGGCCGATgtcaacaaaatcaaaaaaTTCCGGAAAAAGAATGCACGCGAAAACATTTTGAAACGAGTTCAACATTCAGCCTCACGAAACCAGCGACAGCTACGGGTAAAGGCTGCTGTAGACAATCACGTTCACCACGATGGTTGGCTAATATTTGTGTGA
- a CDS encoding predicted protein, translated as MKLSQFGQFAGFSWTVLVLVSVLDTSRAQQGDGTDGNTVSTCPLQCQYETTCVQGDLNVSGLPIDPVTGEAYLHPETNAGGWICDCPTDLTGIRCGRKFASCNSLESQGCYHGGECLQGVTDRFGNDQFYCNCNGALDVAVEDKRDNFMVTQYVGRFCEQVVTTADKCGIDTGTNNINRFCINGGTCRSDDADNVDLKPCDCPSNTTGAHCEYTIDTVPLCSLDCGEHGSCRLGRRPLSAFELQLGVETHRNHMYCACRRGFTGFLCDAPAVECGNSASISCLNGGVCEERSSDNGSDFFWACNCSGVKAAGKFCQYNATDTCENPVFLDTDDHHNFSFETNGFCVNQGVCHEKAMTAQLYCDCPNQTITGSQCEIVSNQLGESDQSSLIPSASPAPTPNTGGNATSLPTSRGIDDASGAPSPSTMSPTAGASPNALPEPSPVAPSTMSPTSDRAPVDRLDLPTQQSSSSSANATVGDDLPSGAVFGIVLGGVAFAVVAVLFLRGRRRGGGRRSHQVENAIDVDGWHSSEPLSGANGTTGHDLRLHDNEIELI; from the exons ATGAAGCTCTCGCAATTCGGGCAGTTCGCTGGCTTTTCCTGGACGGTACTGGTCCTCGTGTCGGTGCTGGATACTAGTCGCGCGCAGCAAGGCGATGGCACGGACGGGAATACGGTCTCGACTTGTCCCCTGCAGTGTCAGTACGAAACGACGTGCGTACAGGGAGACCTCAACGTGTCTGGCTTGCCCATAGATCCGGTCACAGGGGAAGCCTACCTACATCCCGAGACCAACGCCGGTGGTTGGATCTGCGACTGCCCAACCGATCTCACTGGCATACGCTGCGGACGCAAGTTTGCGTCCTGCAATTCGTTGGAATCGCAAGGATGCTA TCACGGTGGCGAGTGCTTGCAGGGCGTAACGGACCGATTCGGCAACGATCAGTTTTACTGTAATTGTAACGGTGCGCTAGACGTGGCGGTGGAAGATAAGCGAGACAATTTCATGGTGACGCAGTACGTCGGACGATTTTGCGAACAAGTCGTTACGACTGCGGACAAATGTGGCATCGATACCGGTACCAATAACATCAATCGGTTCTGCATCAACGGGGGCACTTGTCGGAGCGACGACGCGGATAACGTGGACTTGAAGCCCTGCGACTGTCCTTCCAATACCACGGGGGCGCACTGTGAGTACACCATCGACACTGTCCCGCTCTGTTCTTTGGATTGTGGAGAGCACGGGAGCTGCCGATTGGGACGCAGACCATTGTCTGCCTTCGAATTGCAATTAGGCGTGGAAACACATCGAAATCACATGTATTGCGCGTGTCGGCGTGGTTTTACCGGATTTCTGTGCGATGCCCCGGCAGTGGAATGTGGAAACAGTGCATCCATCTCCTGTTTGAATGGAGGGGTTTGTGAGGAGCGCTCAAGCGATAACGGGTCCGACTTTTTCTGGGCCTGTAACTGCTCAGGCGTCAAGGCGGCCGGAAAATTTTGCCAATACAACGCTACAGATACCTGTGAAAATCCAGTTTTTCTAGATACAGACGACCATCACAATTTTTCCTTCGAAACCAATGGGTTCTGTGTCAACCAAGGCGTTTGCCACGAGAAGGCTATGACGGCACAACTGTACTGCGACTGCCCGAACCAAACCATTACCGGTTCGCAATGTGAGATCGTGTCGAACCAACTAGGAGAAAGCGATCAGAGTTCGTTGATACCGTCCGCATCTCCGGCGCCTACTCCAAACACTGGTGGGAATGCGACTTCTTTGCCGACATCCCGCGGCATCGACGACGCCTCAGGAGCACCATCCCCGTCGACCATGTCGCCTACTGCAGGCGCATCACCGAATGCATTGCCCGAACCGTCCCCCGTAGCCCCTTCAACTATGTCACCCACCAGCGATCGCGCCCCCGTCGATCGACTCGACCTGCCCACTCAACAATCTTCCTCAAGTAGCGCCAATGCCACTGTCGGCGACGACTTGCCCAGCGGTGCCGTCTTTGGTATTGTACTGGGTGGAGTAGCATTTGCGGTAGTCGCCGTCCTTTTCTTGCGAGGCCGTCGCCGTGGTGGTGGTCGTCGTTCGCATCAGGTCGAGAATGCCATCGACGTGGATGGTTGGCATTCGTCCGAACCACTCAGCGGAGCCAATGGCACGACAGGGCATGATCTCCGTCTCCACGACAATGAAATTGAGTTAATTTAA
- a CDS encoding predicted protein: protein MSSRKNDEHEGLFDEEDSDEQGGPSASQPPRKRKKLDRSSMIDDAAEESGEDDDDDDEEDDDDDDNNDYVKDGFVVDEEEEKIKKDDLEDSEDDDDDDDDEDHGESSAKKRRLKKVRKMGLMDRLDDDDLALVQEATAAGRRDHPQTDDIDSDEERAAAERRRVVAKTEAELRKGLFDDDDEDDADDNNQAAAESTVQRKKAPARVERYDEDGMDDFIDDDIGDQGQIMASERRGYDDGDTNAISEAQLNEASEIFGTDYLEFMQEDNALDDEEAELMGGRDKYRERGVDMGIGSDEDLISEEDDDDDLFAEDEDEEIDSSTSAQQRAEALRLKREKRQLAKAERRRQALQKKTERRKAQLRRAFEPVQLVENFCTERDDDIRQKDIPERFYDWNVPFYGSEVDGMNEEEEIQAKWIADRIPAVSSEYALLSEDEQKVVLQSISNALRFMHRDKLEPVFIKHYRKDYVVSTSVRGNLYAIMDEEVEWDRVVNARGKVEELLVSITTAADENTLARADVERMEALQHEMSSAQEKLEEAARQETTVKVELEAVGGDDDDDSDDELFGDDDDKEEEKKKERDRLTAHLSTIQSLLEARADRVAQLQSQIKIAEAQNQALSDRGPIERIAKKTHREVLWNQHDLSSYLSELVDVKHILDVNGYLNLLKEGNDAIRKKEMPLLDAVDDNGGGNRKRSRRFDRDFYRTCVAEGLRSICYRFLLAPNRVGIKLQDNITSGIFDFSKILPGEENTEGAGDPLKWVAPVIENDPSSFASELIGSGELVLLSSTGGGATDDAEAKDPLRGCRYVAAMELAYEPRIRMVLRNLFRMHAVITTKPTKKGIDEIDSFHDFFGLHLIRNKPVKDHFPLDKVESSIRKADLGEEERRELDLEMQKREYDSCLQYLNILKAEESGDITSHVHLPLLEHLDDWYKIDTDQLLGRDNQDDSPLYNELEKVYLPPDVDTDQWNGERCKVLRFALNTFLLPQFEAELRRDLRDAATRIGVKMAAENLRKLAMEGPYRPASILHTENRFLYPTEDMAIVGICCTADGKDATYLASVTERGESNDFLAVPSGTKVDQGKMREKVVTFLMQCRPAAIVVGTSGGFESRLLTRKMGDLLKEAEQRWTNRYIQGEDEDDEAFEIRQAAFRQLQPSAHFDDQDEGDWKCNVDLIDDSVAQLFGRSVRGRKEFPDFAVNLKCAIAVARYAQDPLGELTYAWSVASDAGAFGTEMLYLNIHPMQQLLPRTRLLREYERILCDVTAEVGTDINSACTFDHLRGLLVFVAGMGPRKAANLKQTLSQLGSALSRRRDLLENRMIGPVVYNNLVAFLRIRRVDQLVEQFLHPLDDTRLHPDVYLRHNWAIKIAFDALEREDSKTKDAASIKALRDVMENSHHEVERLFMATKSEWEMNYGLTFNIKDWDPRVNVPKDMWRDKVEELDLEAFANMIEDTKLGRWHSHLEMIKWEFRLPYVDPRKPMEPVSSDRLFSLITGESDQSLRPGKEVTGKVVRNGDFGSRVKLEGEIPAFIPLRNLSDEHVETAEDIVAAGQIVTAVITMVKKEHMTVDMSLKMEDFRKNPSSWERPLSLPPIDVHFDLVAAAKIEEDNNKRREAHLEALQLSLGTKGADGEEGTGQRKRIGRVARRACTHPAFRNAKTDEITRELKEGGAAMVGEALIRPSSKNSDALAIHWVVKEGSIKVVEVIEEDKETEASIGNTLKVKSQSYGSIDELLGRYIAPMNDFVEELVNHRKFLDIPEDELDAKLVAEKKENPKSIPYSACWMENHAGYASLRFVSSTNARSHPIGISPTGYTWGSNTFPSLDRLINAFKKNPRGAVKSKPPISTPATTAPSVAPSKPPPPRGRWGDKAAAPPPPAPYGNHVLPPMAPLQPSTNGWGAPSAPITGWSQPPSLPPPPVYTHSAPPQRPPPPPPPPSLPPPPSYTQPQLPPAPPVPLPLPPPPRCL, encoded by the exons ATGAGTAGCCGTAAGAATGACGAACACGAGGGATTATTTGACGAGGAAGACTCTGACGAGCAGGGCGGTCCCAGTGCTTCGCAACCCCCCAGAAAGCGTAAGAAGCTTGACCGGTCCTCCATGATTGATGACGCCGCCGAGGAATCCGgcgaagatgacgacgacgacgatgaggaagacgacgacgatgatgacaacAACGATTACGTTAAGgacggattcgtcgtcgacgaggaagaggaaaaaATAAAAAAAGACGATCTCGAAGACtcggaggacgacgacgacgatgatgacgatgaagaccACGGTGAGAGCAGCGCGAAGAAACGTCGTCTCAAAAAAGTCCGTAAAATGGGACTCATGGACCGtctggacgatgacgatttGGCACTGGTCCAGGAAGCTACAGCTGCGGGTCGTCGGGATCACCCCCAAACGGACGACATTGATTCGGATGAAGAACGAGCTGCCGCTGAGCGTCGCCGAGTTGTGGCCAAGACCGAAGCCGAATTGCGTAAAGGCTTGttcgatgatgatgatgaggatgacGCTGACGATAATAATCAAGCTGCCGCCGAGTCGACCGTGCAACGCAAAAAGGCTCCGGCACGTGTTGAACGCTACGATGAAGACGGAATGGACGATTTCATTGACGATGACATTGGTGATCAGGGTCAAATCATGGCTTCGGAACGCCGAGGCTACGACGATGGGGATACAAACGCAATCAGTGAAGCACAGCTAAACGAAGCATCGGAGATTTTTGGGACGGATTACCTGGAGTTTATGCAAGAAGATAACGCCCtcgatgacgaagaagcggaGCTCATGGGTGGGAGAGACAAGTACCGTGAGCGTGGTGTCGATATGGGTATAGGCTCGGACGAAGATCTCAtatcggaagaagatgacgacgacgatctcTTCGctgaagatgaagacgaagaaattgacagCTCCACTTCAGCGCAACAACGCGCTGAAGCCTTACGTCTAAAGCGCGAAAAGCGCCAGCTCGCCAAAGCGGAACGTCGTCGGCAAGCTCTTCAAAAAAAGACGGAACGTCGTAAAGCCCAGTTGCGTCGAGCCTTTGAACCGGTACAACTAGTGGAAAACTTCTGCACTGAGCGTGACGATGACATTCGTCAAAAAGATATTCCCGAACGCTTTTATGATTGGAATGTTCCATTTTACGGCTCGGAGGTAGACGGGAtgaatgaagaagaagaaattcaGGCAAAGTGGATTGCTGACCGTATTCCAGCTGTATCGTCAGAATACGCATTGCTTAGTGAAGACGAACAAAAGGTTGTACTTCAGTCTATTTCAAACGCTTTGCGTTTCATGCATCGCGACAAATTAGAGCCGGTTTTTATCAAGCACTATCGCAAGGATTACGTTGTTTCGACTTCGGTGCGAGGCAATTTGTACGCTATTATGGACGAAGAGGTCGAATGGGATCGCGTCGTTAATGCACGCGGGAAGGTGGAAGAGCTGCTGGTGTCTATAACGACAGCCGCGGACGAGAACACTTTAGCACGAGCGGATGTAGAAAGAATGGAAGCTCTCCAACATGAAATGTCTTCAGCCCAAGAAAAACTCGAGGAGGCGGCGAGGCAAGAGACGACTGTCAAGGTCGAATTGGAAGCAGTAGgaggcgacgacgacgatgattcgGATGACGAACTGTTtggagacgatgatgataAGGAAGAG gagaagaaaaaagaacgAGACCGTTTGACAGCTCATTTGTCGACCATTCAGTCTCTATTAGAAGCTCGAGCAGATAGGGTCGCTCAGCTGCAGTCCCAGATAAAGATTGCCGAAGCACAAAATCAGGCATTGAGTGACCGCGGTCCTATTGAGCGCATTGCAAAGAAAACTCATAGGGAAGTCTTATGGAATCAACATGACTTGTCGTCGTATTTATCGGAGCTCGTCGATGTAAAGCATATTCTGGACGTAAATGGCTATTTGAATTTGCtcaaagaaggaaacgacgCTATCCGGAAGAAGGAGATGCCACTTTTGGACGCCGTCGATGACAATGGCGGCGGAAATCGCAAACGTAGCCGCCGCTTTGATCGTGACTTTTACCGCACGTGCGTTGCGGAGGGGCTCCGTTCCATTTGCTACAGGTTCTTGCTTGCTCCGAATCGTGTTGGAATCAAGCTGCAAGACAACATCACGAGTGGTATATTCGATTTCTCAAAAATTTTGCCCGGCGAGGAAAATACAGAAGGAGCTGGGGATCCTCTCAAATGGGTCGCACCCGTAATTGAAAACGATCCTTCATCATTTGCCAGTGAATTGATAGGAAGTGGGGAACTTGTCTTGCTCTCATCGACAGGCGGAGGCGCAACAGATGATGCGGAAGCAAAGGACCCATTGCGGGGGTGTAGATATGTCGCCGCGATGGAATTGGCCTACGAACCTCGCATTCGTATGGTTCTTCGTAATCTGTTCCGAATGCATGCTGTTATCACAACAAAGCCGACGAAGAAAGGTATAGATGAGATCGATTCCTTCCATGATTTCTTTGGGCTTCATCTTATCCGTAACAAACCAGTGAAGGACCATTTCCCACTCGATAAAGTGGAGAGCAGCATACGGAAAGCGGATTTGGGAGAAGAGGAGCGGCGTGAGCTCGACTTGGAAATGCAGAAACGCGAATATGACAGCTGCCTTCAGTATTTAAACATACTGAAAGCGGAAGAAAGCGGTGACATAACTTCTCACGTCCATCTTCCCCTGCTTGAGCATCTAGATGATTGGTACAAAATTGATACGGATCAGCTTTTAGGTCGCGACAACCAAGACGATTCTCCACTATATAACGAACTTGAGAAGGTGTACTTACCACCAGATGTTGATACTGATCAATGGAATGGAGAGCGTTGTAAGGTTCTCCGGTTTGCCTTAAACACTTTTCTACTTCCACAATTTGAAGCCGAGCTTCGTCGTGACCTACGCGATGCTGCCACTAGGATTGGGGTTAAGATGGCTGCAGAGAATCTCCGCAAATTAGCAATGGAAGGACCATATCGTCCTGCTTCTATCTTGCACACCGAAAATCGGTTCTTGTACCCAACGGAAGACATGGCGATTGTCGGTATCTGCTGTACAGCCGACGGCAAGGACGCCACGTATTTAGCTTCAGTGACGGAACGGGGCGAGTCCAATGACTTTCTCGCCGTTCCATCTGGAACGAAAGTTGATCAAGGGAAAATGCGAGAGAAAGTTGTAACGTTTCTTATGCAATGTCGCCCCGCTGCAATTGTTGTAGGAACCTCAGGTGGCTTCGAGAGCAGGCTTCTTACAAGGAAGATGGGTGATCTTCTCAAGGAGGCAGAGCAGCGCTGGACTAACCGCTATATCCAAggggaagacgaagacgacgaggcGTTCGAAATAAGGCAGGCCGCGTTCAGGCAACTGCAGCCTTCAGCTCATTTTGACGACCAAGATGAAGGCGACTGGAAGTGCAACGTAGATCTTATCGACGACAGTGTTGCCCAGCTTTTCGGGAGAAGCGTTCGTGGACGGAAAGAGTTTCCCGATTTCGCCGTCAATTTGAAATGCGCAATAGCAGTTGCGCGATATGCTCAAGATCCGTTGGGTGAACTTACTTATGCTTGGAGCGTTGCTAGTGACGCAGGAGCCTTCGGAACAGAGATGCTGTACCTGAATATCCATCCGATGCAGCAGCTTCTGCCGAGAACCCGACTTCTTCGAGAGTATGAGCGTATCTTATGTGATGTGACGGCTGAAGTCGGCACAGACATTAATTCTGCCTGTACTTTCGATCACCTCCGTGGGTTGCTGGTATTCGTCGCAGGAATGGGTCCCCGCAAGGCCGCAAATTTAAAGCAAACTCTATCGCAGCTCGGAAGTGCACTCTCCAGACGTCGCGATCTTCTGGAGAATAGAATGATAGGCCCTGTTGTTTACAATAATTTGGTTGCGTTTCTTCGCATTCGCCGAGTGGATCAGCTTGTTGAGCAATTTCTTCATCCGCTCGACGATACAAGACTACATCCTGATGTTTACCTTCGACATAATTGGGCAATCAAAATTGCTTTCGATGCTCTAGAACGCGAAGACTCGAAAACGAAAGACGCAGCGTCCATCAAAGCACTCCGTGACGTCATGGAAAATTCTCATCATGAAGTTGAGCGGCTTTTTATGGCCACGAAGTCTGAATGGGAGATGAATTATGGATTAACATTCAACATCAAGGATTGGGACCCCAGAGTGAACGTTCCAAAAGATATGTGGCGTGATAAAGTGGAAGAACTTGACCTCGAGGCGTTCGCAAACATGATCGAGGACACAAAGCTCGGAAGATGGCACTCTCATCTTGAAATGATTAAGTGGGAGTTTCGACTTCCATACGTCGACCCGAGAAAGCCGATGGAGCCTGTATCTAGCGATCGTCTGTTCAGTCTAATCACAGGGGAGTCGGACCAGTCACTGCGGCCTGGAAAGGAGGTGACTGGGAAAGTCGTACGCAATGGAGATTTTGGATCACGTGTCAAACTCGAAGGAGAAATCCCTGCCTTCATTCCTCTACGAAATCTCTCGGATGAGCATGTAGAAACTGCCGAAGATATCGTGGCAGCGGGCCAAATCGTGACTGCGGTTATTACAATGGTAAAGAAGGAACATATGACTGTCGATATGAGTCTCAAAATGGAAGATTTCCGGAAGAATCCTAGTTCTTGGGAGCGACCGCTGTCACTTCCTCCCATCGACGTTCATTTCGATCTAGTTGCCGCGGCGAAAATTGAggaagacaacaacaaaaggcgCGAGGCGCATTTGGAGGCCTTGCAGCTTAGCCTGGGCACGAAAGGCGCTGACGGTGAAGAAGGCACTGGCCAAAGAAAGAGAATAGGTAGAGTCGCTCGCCGCGCATGTACACACCCTGCATTTAGGAACGCCAAGACGGACGAGATTACTCGTGAATTGAAGGAAGGTGGTGCGGCAATGGTTGGCGAAGCGCTCATACGTCCCAGCAGCAAAAACAGCGATGCGCTTGCCATTCATTGGGTGGTGAAGGAAGGGAGTATCAAAGTCGTGGAGGTGATTGAAGAAGACAAGGAAACGGAAGCAAGCATAGGAAACACGCTGAAGGTGAAA TCTCAATCATATGGGAGTATCGATGAATTGCTTGGGCGCTATATTGCTCCGATGAATGATTTTGTTGAGGAACTTGTCAATCATCGTAAATTCTTGGATATTCCGGAAGACGAGCTTGACGCAAAGCTTGTTGcggagaagaaagaaaatccGAAATCGATTCCTTACTCAGCATGCTGGATGGAAAACCATGCCGGGTATGCTTCTCTTCGCTTTGTTTCCAGTACAAACGCACGAAGCCACCCGATCGGAATTTCCCCTACTGGCTATACCTGGGGATCAAATACCTTTCCCAGCCTAGATAGACTAATCAACGCATTCAAGAAGAACCCGAGAGGGGCGGTCAAAAGCAAGCCTCCAATTTCCACACCGGCGACCACTGCACCCAGCGTTGCTCCTTCAAAGCCACCCCCTCCGAGAGGACGGTGGGGCGACAAGGCAGCAGCACCGCCACCACCCGCTCCTTACGGAAATCATGTTCTGCCCCCTATGGCTCCCCTGCAACCATCAACCAATGGGTGGGGCGCGCCTTCGGCACCGATTACGGGTTGGTCGCAGCCGCCATCCCTACCGCCGCCGCCGGTGTATACCCATTCGGCTCCTCCCCAAcggccaccaccaccgccgcccCCACCGAGtctgccgccgccgccatctTATACACAGCCCCAGCTGCCGCCTGCCCCACCAGTTCCGTTACCTttgccaccgccgccgcgtTGCCTTTGA